The Thermus albus genomic sequence AGGAGCACCATGGCGGCCAGGAGGGCCAAATAGCGGCCTGCCCCCCCTTCCTCCTTGGGCAGGAAACTGGGCCCGGGCGTGGGGAGGAGGGTTTCCCCGGGGGAAAGAAGCCCGCTTCGCACCTCCCGGTAAGGCCTGAGGAAGTTGTAGACCAAGATGGGGAAAAAGGGACGGTCCTGGATGGCCTCCAAAGGTGGTAGGTATAGCCCCCTTTCATGGAAAAAGATAAGCCCTACCCCCTCCTCCCCCTCGGCCAGGGGCTGCCAGGGCCCTTCCGGGGGTGGGGGCGAGGGTAGCCTCTCCCCCAGGAGGGCCACCCCCTCCAGAAGGGGGTGGGGGGTGGTGGCTAGGATCTGCAGGGGCCTCTCCCCCTTGGGGGCCAGGTAGAGGGTGGGCCTATCGGGGGGGCCCTCCGGTACCCCGATGCGCACCCTTACCTCGTCCCCCGGGGCCGTTCCCAGGAGCAGGAAAAGCCTCTCCAGGGCGGGAGCCTTGGGGTAGTCCACCCCAAGCCGCCTAAGGCCGAAGCTGGCCCCGTCATCCAGGTCTAGGGCGTCCCCGTTTAGGAGGCGGGCGGTGAAGGTGGGGGGAAGCCTCTCCAGCCGGGCAAAGCCCCGGGGGGGGACCGGTACCTCCTCCACCTTGCCCCCCACCTCCACCCGGGCGGTGAGGGTACGGCCGGCGCTGTTCCCCAGGGCCAAAAACCCCGGGGCCACGGCCACCATCCCCAGGTTCTCCTGGGGAGTCCCCACGCCGATATACCCCTCCACCCCGGGGGGCGGGGGGGCGTCGCTGGCCACCACCACGGGGGCCTTTAGGAGCCTTCTGCCTAAGGCGATGGCCTCCTCCAGCCGGGCTTCCCGGTCCTTGGCCTCCATCTCCAAAAGCCTCCTCCTCAGGGCGATGCCGGGGGCGGGGCCATAGGCCTCGGGCCTTTCCCCGGCCCGTA encodes the following:
- a CDS encoding vWA domain-containing protein gives rise to the protein MLWLLLPVLLLVYLLYRARRPRVRPWAGVWLWQKGRRRRFRPRLDLRLLLLLLAAALMVLALEDPPLGPSPMVYVVDASASMAAREGAKTRLDLAKERLLPLLERTPEAVLVRAGERPEAYGPAPGIALRRRLLEMEAKDREARLEEAIALGRRLLKAPVVVASDAPPPPGVEGYIGVGTPQENLGMVAVAPGFLALGNSAGRTLTARVEVGGKVEEVPVPPRGFARLERLPPTFTARLLNGDALDLDDGASFGLRRLGVDYPKAPALERLFLLLGTAPGDEVRVRIGVPEGPPDRPTLYLAPKGERPLQILATTPHPLLEGVALLGERLPSPPPPEGPWQPLAEGEEGVGLIFFHERGLYLPPLEAIQDRPFFPILVYNFLRPYREVRSGLLSPGETLLPTPGPSFLPKEEGGAGRYLALLAAMVLLLEAFLFRQRPQAQEA